The following nucleotide sequence is from Paenibacillus andongensis.
GCAAAGGCGCAATTTGGGAAACCATCCTTGCAGAAGGTGGAGCCAAGTAAGAACATAGGAAAAGCCCGGTGCGAATGTACAATTCGCTTCCGGGCTTTTTTTATTATTATTATTATTATTATATGTTATGAGTACAATCTTTATCTTCCGTCTCCATCAAGTAAGTTACCTAGGCCGCCTAAGATGCTTCCCTCTTCTTTCCTTCCTCCAGCTCTCGATGCTGAAGCCATACGGTCCGCCAGCCTGCTGAACGGCAAGGATTGAATCCAGACGCGTCCAGGTCCGCGTAACGTAGCGAAGAATAAGCCTTCACCGCCGAACAACGCCGTTTTAACGCCTTTGACCATCTCAATATCATAATCAACCTCTTGTGTCATAGCTACGAGACACCCCGTATCCACGCGAAGCATTTCTCCTGGACGAAGGACACGCTCACAGATAGAACCACCAGCATGAACAAAAGCCAAACCATCGCCTTCAATCTTCTGCATGATGAAACCCTCACCACCGAAGAAACCAGCCCCTAACTTACGCTGAAAAGCAATGCCTACCGAAACACCTTTCGCTGCGCATAGGAAGGAGTCTTTTTGACAAATCAAC
It contains:
- a CDS encoding TIGR00266 family protein; its protein translation is MNAHEIDYRILGNEMQYVEIELDPGESVVAEAGSMMMMDQNIQMETIFGDRSSDNKGFMGKLLGAGKRLLTGESLFMTVFTNHSSHGKEQVNFAAPYPGKILAMDLQDLGGKLICQKDSFLCAAKGVSVGIAFQRKLGAGFFGGEGFIMQKIEGDGLAFVHAGGSICERVLRPGEMLRVDTGCLVAMTQEVDYDIEMVKGVKTALFGGEGLFFATLRGPGRVWIQSLPFSRLADRMASASRAGGRKEEGSILGGLGNLLDGDGR